In one Oryza glaberrima chromosome 2, OglaRS2, whole genome shotgun sequence genomic region, the following are encoded:
- the LOC127762283 gene encoding cysteine-rich receptor-like protein kinase 10, whose amino-acid sequence MRLCTRDAYFVDILRQCRLRFFRRSGVFRDSRRGFSSSRARIEAHCEVERCSLQSCCTGSVKFYLSQLVDATENFSDGNKIGQGSFGCVYKGQLHDGLEVAVKRCFELPSSRNQMDFQDLEFQNEICFLGKLQHTNVVKLLGYCIQGTERILVYEYMLIGSVDTFVFGARTRRLHLDWSTRSRIIDGIAEGLLYLHKHCGLHIVHGDLKPSNILLDSNMNPKISDFGLARRYSPGVDEEYADRILGSIGFIAPECRERRLFSTKSDVYGFGALVLEIISGKRCFSLVSGDSGDNYRFLNKRAWHLWRTGRLIKLVDSPSVDELETREILRCIHIALQPLLCVEENPANRPTMQEVVLMLSCQTALLPKPRCPAYLRAEIVSTHP is encoded by the exons actccggttcttccgacgctccggtgtatttcgagatagtcgccgaggtttctccagcagcagagcaag GATTGAAGCACATTGTGAAGTTGAGAGGTGCTCACTGCAATCGTGTTGTACAG GGTCTGTCAAGTTCTATTTGTCCCAGTTAGTTGATGCTACAGAAAACTTCTCCGACGGAAATAAAATTGGACAAGGTAGCTTTGGCTGTGTTTACAAG GGTCAACTGCACGATGGGCTTGAGGTAGCTGTTAAAAGATGTTTTGAGTTACCTTCTTCACGTAATCAAATGGATTTCCAAGATTTGGAGTTCCAAAATGAGATTTGCTTCCTTGGGAAGCTTCAGCACACCAATGTAGTTAAGCTTCTGGGATACTGTATTCAGGGAACAGAGAGGATTTTGGTCTATGAGTATATGCTGATTGGAAGCGTTGATACCTTCGTCTTTG GTGCAAGAACAAGAAGGTTGCATCTGGACTGGTCTACACGCTCTCGGATAATTGATGGGATAGCTGAGGGACTGCTTTATCTCCATAAGCACTGCGGACTACATATTGTACATGGAGATCTGAAGCCAAGCAACATTCTTCTGGACTCCAACATGAATCCCAAGATCTCCGATTTTGGCCTGGCTAGAAGGTATAGTCCAGGTGTAGATGAAGAGTACGCCGATCGCATACTGGGGTCAAT TGGTTTTATTGCTCCCGAATGTCGGGAAAGACGACTTTTCTCAACGAAGTCTGATGTGTATGGCTTTGGAGCATTGGTTCTCGAGATCATTAGTGGAAAGCGATGCTTTTCACTTGTGAGTGGAGATTCTGGAGACAACTATCGATTTCTGAACAAGAGG GCATGGCACTTATGGAGAACAGGAAGATTGATCAAGCTTGTCGATTCGCCCTCAGTTGATGAATTGGAGACGAGAGAGATACTAAGATGCATTCACATAGCACTGCAGCCACTGCTGTGTGTGGAGGAGAACCCTGCCAACCGGCCCACCATGCAGGAGGTTGTTCTGATGTTAAGCTGCCAGACTGCTCTGCTGCCTAAACCTCGTTGTCCAGCTTACCTAAGGGCGGAAATTGTGTCGACACATCCATAG